CTATTGCCTGGCAGGCTTCCCGATCAAGAGATACCTTCCTCCTGCGATTACCGAACCACTCGCCCCTCCTTCGTCTCCTGTCTCTCTGTCCTAATGCCCGTCGCCATCACCAATTCAGCATAATGCCGGTGCGGCCGTTGCTATCGGGAAAGCCATCCCAGCACGCCCCCCTGGCCCGGTGGTGAGTGGTAGGCGGCCGAAGAATTCCGCGTGGGGAAGAGTCCGTTCCAGCCAAGAAGAGGAGAGGGACGgacgggaggggagaggagatcGATCGAGGCTTTCATGAAGGACCTGGTGTCGTGCTTCAGCGAGCACGCCGTCCGGATCTCCGACGtcgcctgctccggcgccgccaatgcggcggcgggcgccccggaggccgccgggggaggaggaggaggaggaggaggaggaggaggaggaggcagggcgGTGGCGGTCAGCGCGGTCACCACCGTGTACCGGTCCCGGCTCTCGGCGTCGGGGAAGGAGCTGCTCCTCGAGGTCACGTGGTCGCGGGCGCCCGACGGGCCCGCGCTCTCCGTCGCCGTccacgaggccgccgccgcctcgcgccaccgcggcgccggCAACGCGGCGCCGCGGCATCTGCACAGGAAGAAGGGGAGCGGGACGTTCACGGCGGGCAGCTGCGTGGTCGGCGTCTTCTGGGACTACGCCGCGGCGCGGtacgccgccggcggggccgggcccGAGCCGGCCTCCGGGTTCTACGTCGCCGTCGTGGCGGACGCCGAGTTCGTGCTCCTGCTGGGGGACCTGAGCCGCGGGTACGTCGAGCGGCTGCACGGCGGGATACCGATTGCCGGGTCCCggatggcgcggcggcgggagcggttcGTCGGGTGCGGCTGCTGGTCCACGAAAGCCCGGTTCTTGGAGGCCGGCGCGGAGCACGAGATCGGCGTCGTGCTGCTGGACGGCGACGCCGAGGCGTGGGTCACCGTGGACGGACGCAAGGTGGTGCAGCTCCGCCGGCTGCGGTGGAACTTCCGCGGCAGCCACACCATcttcctcgacggcggcgcgccggtggACATGACGTGGGACCTGCACGGCTGGCTGTtccacgccggcgccgggccgccccacgcgtcctcctcctcctcctgcgccgTGTTCACGTTCCAGGTGCGCGGCGCGTCGGAGACGAGGCTGTGGACGGAGGACGACGatgccgacgccggcgaggagcaGGAGAAGCCGCCGGCACCGTCGAGCGGTGGGCGACAGAAGCCCGGAGGCGTAGGAGCATCGGGGCAGGGGTTCTGCCTGCTGATCCAAGGCTTCAGAGGCTTTTCCAAGAGCACTTAACCTGTACATGCCGTTAGAAATTTTATATCGCCATTTTTTCATTTCCTCTTCTTGATTTGTGTGCTTGGAAGAATGGATTAGGATCGACATGCTGCTGGTTGACTCTTGTTGATTAATCCGATGCTTGACAAGGATGTGATTGTGAATTGGTAGGATAG
This portion of the Setaria viridis chromosome 7, Setaria_viridis_v4.0, whole genome shotgun sequence genome encodes:
- the LOC117862887 gene encoding uncharacterized protein; translation: MKDLVSCFSEHAVRISDVACSGAANAAAGAPEAAGGGGGGGGGGGGGGRAVAVSAVTTVYRSRLSASGKELLLEVTWSRAPDGPALSVAVHEAAAASRHRGAGNAAPRHLHRKKGSGTFTAGSCVVGVFWDYAAARYAAGGAGPEPASGFYVAVVADAEFVLLLGDLSRGYVERLHGGIPIAGSRMARRRERFVGCGCWSTKARFLEAGAEHEIGVVLLDGDAEAWVTVDGRKVVQLRRLRWNFRGSHTIFLDGGAPVDMTWDLHGWLFHAGAGPPHASSSSSCAVFTFQVRGASETRLWTEDDDADAGEEQEKPPAPSSGGRQKPGGVGASGQGFCLLIQGFRGFSKST